GCTCTCTTGCTTGACTTTAGTAGTTCGATGCTTCACTGCTTCCCTCCCCTTTCGCAAGATTCAGctttagtatttttttaaaaaaatattaatgaagcCCCCTCTTTGGTAAAATTCTAGATCCGCACGTTTGTACTCCCAACTCATTTTTTCATTCACCTTTTTGATTAGAAGTTTATGAAACATTTATTTGCTTTATTAAGACAGATAATCCCTATTACGATTGAAGTGAATCAGAAAATATCTTAGAGCACAACATATCTAAAAGTTTATAGCCACCGGCAAAGAAAATGCTAATGATATAGTCATGTTTGATTTACGTGTAGGATCTTAACCAGCCTAAAGCTGAAGCTACTTATCCTGATGGCCAGTTATCAGTTTCCCTTCTTAAACACCAGGTTACtcttcatatttatataatttactttCCAATTCATATTCTATAGACCCATACTCCTGagcataaattttatatagtaCAGAGAATTGCATTGTCGTGGATGCTTCAGAAGGaaaaaagctgctgttgttcCGGTGGATCATTCCTTGCTGACGACCAGGTATTTTATATAAGTTAATCCTTTAGGAACTTGCATGATCCTaaatggaattttttttttcctgagtTGAACCTAGATTAAGACATTTTTACCTGGATGGGCCTTGGTAAGACCATTTCAATGATCGCTCTTATACAAATTCAGAAATTGCTGCAGTCAGAATATATAAGCCATAATAAGACAGCTGAAGCCTTGAATTTggatgatgatgaggaggagAATGATGCCAATTCTTTTAAGAAATGTAAGCAAGATGAAGACTCTTGTGACCATATACTGATTCCAGCAGCCGGTACTTCCACTCGTAATATCCAACCAATGAGGCCCCAATCAGGCACATTGGTTGTGTGTGCTTCGACAATGGGACAGGGAGCTGCAAGAAAAAGTTGATGATAAACTTCGTGTTTTAATTTATCATGGAAGTAACAGGACAAAGGATCCCTTTTAACTTGCAAAATACTGTGTGGTTCTTACAACATATGCTATTGTTGCTAATTACGAGGTTGCAAAAACTCTGGATTAGATAAAGCTCAAACAATTCAAAAGCATTAGAAACCAAGTAGCTAGAACTTGTGCTGGGTTCAAAGCTAAATCTAGACGGTGCTTATCTGGAACTCCTATACAGAATTCGATTGATGACTTGTTTAATTATTtcgtagaagtatgttttttgtaCAACTAGAATTTTTTGTACAAAGTGAAAGCGACTAATAtaaaggaacggagggagtaacattttgATGAAGATTTCTATGTTCGATAAAAAACGGTCCTAATCAATTCATAGGCATTTTCTTTAAGTTGCACATATGACAAAATTGTTCTGCTTTAATCTTTATGtgataaaataattgttttatctttatattaagttaattttttagCATGATGTCAATATTGCAAAAAACGGAAATCAGACTTAATTGGTGAAGGCACAAGAAAATGATCAATCGGAGATTAATTAGATTGATCGAGGATTAATCGGATGATTAATTCAACGATCGGAAATTTAATCAGTTCAACGAGTTACGGAACAGATATTAATAGGTCTACAATAGAACCTCATGCTAATGCTAATAGGTGCCCTTTCTTGGTCTAGGTAcatttatttttgtcaaaaactGACTTGCTGTAAATTTTTTTGGGACGGAGTATTTATTTATGGAGTGCTCGAATAATTTTTTGGGAGTTCAAAAGTCAAATCGAAGCTGGGAAACGGATTTGTTAGAGAGTTTAATACTAATCCTCCCTCCATTTCAAATCAGATGAACCAAACATT
This genomic window from Daucus carota subsp. sativus chromosome 7, DH1 v3.0, whole genome shotgun sequence contains:
- the LOC108194179 gene encoding helicase-like transcription factor CHR28 isoform X1, which codes for MMTFLMYDKNGSLPMSNPFMPRTSPSTAQHASADPGFHSGAGEERYGEYNERLIYQAAFQDLNQPKAEATYPDGQLSVSLLKHQRIALSWMLQKEKSCCCSGGSFLADDQKLLQSEYISHNKTAEALNLDDDEEENDANSFKKCKQDEDSCDHILIPAAGTSTRNIQPMRPQSGTLVVCASTMGQGAARKS
- the LOC108194179 gene encoding helicase-like transcription factor CHR28 isoform X2, whose translation is MMTFLMYDKNGSLPMSNPFMPRTSPSTAQHASADPGFHSGAGEERYGEYNERLIYQAAFQDLNQPKAEATYPDGQLSVSLLKHQRIALSWMLQKEKSCCCSGGSFLADDQSEYISHNKTAEALNLDDDEEENDANSFKKCKQDEDSCDHILIPAAGTSTRNIQPMRPQSGTLVVCASTMGQGAARKS